The stretch of DNA GGGACGCTCACTGCCGACCACGTGGTCTGTGCGACCCACTTCCCGGTCTTCGACCGCGGGAGCTACTTCGCGCGAATGCAGACCAAACGCTCGCACGTGATCGGGATACGGGTCACGAGCGAGCCCCCCGAAGGGATGTACTACAACACGGGCGATCCCTATCGCTCGATCCGAGTCCACGAACTCGACGGCGAGCCGCTCGTCCTCGTGGGCGGGGAGAACCACGAAACCGGCCGGGGTGGCTCGACGGACGAGCGCTACGACCGCCTCGAGACGTTCGCCCGCGCATATTTCGACGTCGAGGAAATCGAGTACCGCTGGTCGACGCAGGACTACAAACCGTTCGACGGGGTGCCCTACATCGGTCGGCTCGGTCCGGTGGGCGAGAACGCCTACGTCGCGACCGGCTTCGGCGGCTGGGGGATGACCGGCGGGGTCGCGGCCGGCGAGATCATCACGGGGCTGATCCGCGACGGCCAACATCCCCACCAGGATGTGTTTTCGCCCGCGCGGGTCAACGGCGAGTCGGCGAAGACGTTCGTCCCCCACAACGCCGCAGTCGGCGCTCACTTCGCGGCCGACTGGGCGCGCTCGCTTCTGGCCGACAGGGAAGCGACGCTGCGACCCGGCGAGGGTACCGTGGTGAAGACCGACGACGGACCCGTCGGCGTCTCCCGATCCGAATCCGGCGAGCTGAACGCCGTCTCGGCGATCTGCCCGCACATGAAGTGCGTGCTGCGGTGGAACGACGGCGAGACCAGTTGGGACTGCCCGTGTCATGGCTCGCGGTTCACCCCCGAGGGGCGGGTGCTCGACGGACCGGCGATCGAGGACCTGCCGCGTCGAAACGCCCGGGAAAAGTGACTGCGCGTGCCGGAGCGGACCTTTCGCCGGTAGCCGAACTCCACTCGGATATGAGCGAAGACGACCCGGCCTACGGCAGCGACGGGATCGAAAACGACGACGGACGGTACGGCGACACCGAGGACGAAAAGCGGAGCGCGGGCGGCGAGAGCGACGGGGCTGAGAACGGCGACGAGGGGGAGGACGGATCGCTCGGACAGGACGAGACCGACCTCGAGTAATCACGCTAGTTCAAGGGACAGCCGGACCAACGGGGGTGCGTGAGCGACGACATCCCGCCCCGCCACGACCGCGTGACCCGCCACCCGACGCCGGGTCGCACGAACTCGCTGTGGCGCTGGCCCGACGCCCGCCATCCCCTCCGAATCGTGGTCAACTACCTCGTCATCGTGCTCGTGCGCCATTCGCCGAGTCTCCGGGCGAAGAACTGGCTGCTCAGACGGATCGGCGTCACCGTCGGCGAGGGGGTCTCGTGGGGGCTCGAATCGACCCCCGACGTCTTCTGGCCCGAACTGATCACCGTCGACGACGGCGCGATCGTCGGCTACGACGCGACCTTGCTCTGTCACGAGTTCCTCCAAGAGGAGTACCGTACCGGCTCCGTCAGGGTCGGCAAAGGCGCGATGATCGGAGCGGGTGCGGTGGTGTTGCCGGGCGTCGAGATCGGGGCCGGCGCGAGCGTCGCGGCGAACTCGCTGGTGACCGAGGACGTCCCGCCGGGCGCGACCGCCGTCGGCGTCCCCGCCGAGATCCGCTCCGACGAGTGACCGTCTACTGATCACTCGCGGCGCTTGCTCGCGCCTTCCTCGAAGACGATCCGGTTGGGGACGATGTACTCCGTGCCGTCGTCCTCGATCCGGGTGACGAACAGCTCGACCTCCTGGACGACACCTTCCCGCCCGCCGATCCGCACCCGGTCGCCGATCCCATAGGGTTGATTCAAGAAGAGATAGAGCCCCGCCGCGCCAGACGAGAGCAGGTCGCGTGCCGCGATCCCGCCGAGGAAGACGATTCCGAAGAAGTACGCTCCGAGCAGGACGAGCAGGGCGGTGGTGGCGATTCCCAACTGGCCCAGCGCGATGAGGACCGCGACGTAGATGACGCTGTACTTCACGGTCGTCCCGACGAGGCCGACTTCGGGGAACTTCACGCTGCGCAGGCGTTCGTTGATCAGCAGTTCTATCTTGTCCCCGGCGATGATCCCGACGATGACCACGAACAGCGCGATGAAGGCGCGGGGAAGCAGCCACGTGAATTGGGAGAAGAGGACGAACACGTCGAGCACGCCCGCGACGTAGAGCGCGAACAGGACGCCCACGCCGTAGACGAACCACGAACTCAACCGCGAGACGACCGAGACGGTCGAACTCCCCAGCCCTTGGGCGGTCCGTTCGAAGGCGGTCCCCTCGACGGCGTCGCCGACGCCGAGGGCGGTCAACACCCGTTTGGTGGACTGTCCGAGGACGTACCCGAACGCCACGACCCCGACGAACACCGCGAGTGCGAGGACGAGCGGGGCACGCAGGATCGAGACGACCATCAATACTCCTCCGGATCGAGCTCGAGGACGAGCTGTCCGCCTTTGAAGGCGCGGACGAGCCCGTCGCTTTCGGAAAGCACGATTGAGGTGGCGTTCGTATCCCGCGTGATCGCCCCGCCGGCCATGTGCCGGGCGCCGAGCCCCTTCGGGATGTCGATACCCTTCGCGTCGGGTTCGAGATAGCGGTAGGCCGAGACGATCTTGCCCGAATCCGAGATGACGAAGGCGCCGTCGAGCCGGGAGAACTCCTTGAGCATCACGTTGACGATCGGGTCGCCGACGTGGACGTGGGACTTCTCGAAGGGGTTGTACGAGAGGGGCCGGGACTTGTTCATCACGTTGCCCGCGTCGCCGATGACGAAGAGCGCGCCGACGGGTTTGCCCTTCTGGCCCTTCTTGCCCAGATCGATTGCGACCTCCAGAACGCTCCTAATCACTTCCGGTTCGGCCCGGGAGTTGACGAACAGGTCGTAAAGCTCCGAGTGGACCGATTCCTCGGCGCGCACTCGCGAGACCGTGTCGATCTCCTCGCTGAAGATCGCCGTCGCGCAGACGACGACGTCACCCTCCTCGATGTAGCCGTCGCCGACGGCCGCACCCACGCCGAACTCGATGAGGTCATCGATGTCGGTGAAATCGAGCGGGATCTCGACGAAGATGTCGGCCTCGACGGCGTTTTCCGTACCGACGACGACGACCTCCGCGTCGAGTTCGGCCTCGGCGAAACGTTCGTAGAGTGAGCCGGTGGGCGAAAAGAGCGCGACCGCGTCCGCGTTCTCGACGATGCCGGAGAGGAGCCCGGAGACTGTATCCATTATCAAGAAACTCTCAGCGCGCGCGAAAAAGCGTTGTGGAGGGCTTCGAACCGTCAGACGACCGGCAGACACGATCCTGCCGAACGCTTTTGACCCTCTCGTCCCAACGGGAAGGCGCTATGGTTGCCCTACTCGCGATCGTCAAGAAAGCGGCGTCGTTCGGCTACAAGAAATACGGGATTCCCGGCGCGATCGGGTCGGTCGTGCTCGCCCTCGCGGGGTATCGGTTCGTCAAGAAGGCGTTGAGCGGGTCAAAATCGTCGAACTGAATGCGGAACGATCGGGTCGTACTTCCCATTCACGTCGAACCGATCCAGTCCCCGCGTCTCGCCGTGCTCGGTTCGGCCGGCGCGGGGAACCGGATCCGAACCGTTGGACCCCCGTGAGAACACGTTACGAGCAGTCGCTCGAAACTGAGAAGGATGCTACCCAAACAGCATCCTAGTCGTCAGTTGAATTCGTTCCTAAACGCGGCATGAGGGACGGGTTTCAGGGTGAAAAACAGGATATGGCCCCGTTTCATCCCGACTAAAGTATACCCCTTCGGTTGTAGCAGTTCCGTGACCTCCCT from Halalkalicoccus subterraneus encodes:
- a CDS encoding FAD-dependent oxidoreductase, producing the protein MSEHGRTRDESPWLATTDGPRFSAPDGDRAVDVAVVGAGIAGLSTAARLAEDGSSVAVIERDRVGAAVTGHTTAKVTSQHGLKYDRLLDTVGEKRARQYAEANQDAVEEIARRSEGFDAEFERRDAYVYAEDSDSRGQVRDEAEAAERLGLPAEFVGSEDVDLPYETAGAVRFTEQGQFHPRKYVLGLADFVEAKGGAVFEETRATALRIDEPCEVETTDGTLTADHVVCATHFPVFDRGSYFARMQTKRSHVIGIRVTSEPPEGMYYNTGDPYRSIRVHELDGEPLVLVGGENHETGRGGSTDERYDRLETFARAYFDVEEIEYRWSTQDYKPFDGVPYIGRLGPVGENAYVATGFGGWGMTGGVAAGEIITGLIRDGQHPHQDVFSPARVNGESAKTFVPHNAAVGAHFAADWARSLLADREATLRPGEGTVVKTDDGPVGVSRSESGELNAVSAICPHMKCVLRWNDGETSWDCPCHGSRFTPEGRVLDGPAIEDLPRRNAREK
- a CDS encoding acyltransferase; this encodes MSDDIPPRHDRVTRHPTPGRTNSLWRWPDARHPLRIVVNYLVIVLVRHSPSLRAKNWLLRRIGVTVGEGVSWGLESTPDVFWPELITVDDGAIVGYDATLLCHEFLQEEYRTGSVRVGKGAMIGAGAVVLPGVEIGAGASVAANSLVTEDVPPGATAVGVPAEIRSDE
- a CDS encoding mechanosensitive ion channel domain-containing protein, with amino-acid sequence MVVSILRAPLVLALAVFVGVVAFGYVLGQSTKRVLTALGVGDAVEGTAFERTAQGLGSSTVSVVSRLSSWFVYGVGVLFALYVAGVLDVFVLFSQFTWLLPRAFIALFVVIVGIIAGDKIELLINERLRSVKFPEVGLVGTTVKYSVIYVAVLIALGQLGIATTALLVLLGAYFFGIVFLGGIAARDLLSSGAAGLYLFLNQPYGIGDRVRIGGREGVVQEVELFVTRIEDDGTEYIVPNRIVFEEGASKRRE
- the dacZ gene encoding diadenylate cyclase DacZ, with translation MDTVSGLLSGIVENADAVALFSPTGSLYERFAEAELDAEVVVVGTENAVEADIFVEIPLDFTDIDDLIEFGVGAAVGDGYIEEGDVVVCATAIFSEEIDTVSRVRAEESVHSELYDLFVNSRAEPEVIRSVLEVAIDLGKKGQKGKPVGALFVIGDAGNVMNKSRPLSYNPFEKSHVHVGDPIVNVMLKEFSRLDGAFVISDSGKIVSAYRYLEPDAKGIDIPKGLGARHMAGGAITRDTNATSIVLSESDGLVRAFKGGQLVLELDPEEY